From one Nocardioides sp. Kera G14 genomic stretch:
- the rnhA gene encoding ribonuclease HI — MSDRVEKSDQVVVVHTDGGCTPNPGPGGWGAVLRYGEHVREMFGGSPEPTTNNRMELTAPIMALEALTRPSRVQIHTDSQYVRGGITSWMKNWKKNGWKTSAKQPVKNADLWERLDAACARHEVEWFWVKGHAGVPDNELADQLATRGMREAMERGQARDEVVGLAPSD, encoded by the coding sequence ATGTCGGATCGGGTGGAGAAGTCGGACCAGGTCGTCGTCGTCCACACCGACGGCGGCTGCACGCCGAACCCCGGGCCGGGTGGCTGGGGCGCGGTGCTCCGTTACGGCGAGCACGTGCGTGAGATGTTCGGTGGCTCACCGGAGCCCACCACCAACAACCGGATGGAGCTGACCGCGCCGATCATGGCGCTCGAGGCGCTCACCCGGCCCTCGCGGGTGCAGATCCACACCGACTCGCAGTACGTGCGCGGCGGGATCACGTCGTGGATGAAGAACTGGAAGAAGAACGGTTGGAAGACCTCGGCCAAGCAGCCGGTCAAGAACGCCGACCTCTGGGAGCGACTCGATGCGGCGTGCGCCCGGCACGAGGTCGAGTGGTTCTGGGTGAAGGGTCACGCGGGGGTCCCCGACAACGAGCTCGCCGACCAGCTCGCCACGCGCGGCATGAGAGAGGCGATGGAGCGAGGTCAAGCCCGCGACGAAGTCGTGGGGCTTGCGCCGAGCGACTGA
- a CDS encoding SRPBCC family protein, producing the protein MRRAFILTRSCAVPAPVDEVAAVLTDLEHYPEWWPQVVAVAKIDDDNARVLCRSSLPYLLDLVLTAVSRVPPVVEVALAGDLAGFARFSLASTPDGTRLDFHQEVSVSGLLALAAYVGRPVLLWNHERMMAGCEAGLRARLAERVS; encoded by the coding sequence GTGAGGCGCGCCTTCATCCTGACCCGGAGCTGTGCCGTCCCCGCCCCCGTCGACGAGGTCGCGGCGGTCCTCACCGACCTGGAGCACTATCCCGAGTGGTGGCCGCAGGTCGTCGCGGTCGCGAAGATCGACGACGACAACGCCCGCGTCCTCTGCCGCTCCTCGTTGCCCTACCTGCTCGACCTCGTGCTGACCGCGGTCTCGCGTGTCCCTCCGGTGGTGGAGGTGGCGCTGGCGGGCGACCTGGCCGGTTTCGCGCGCTTCTCACTCGCCTCGACGCCTGACGGGACGCGGCTCGACTTCCACCAGGAGGTCTCCGTCTCCGGGCTGCTCGCGCTGGCGGCGTACGTCGGGAGGCCGGTGCTGCTGTGGAACCACGAGCGGATGATGGCCGGGTGTGAGGCCGGCCTCCGGGCTCGTCTCGCCGAGCGGGTGTCCTAG
- a CDS encoding sugar transferase, whose protein sequence is MLRSARDDRRRGFAHIVGPAARARWAIKRTMDVVAATAALVVLAPLLVVLAIAVRVDSPGPILFRQHRVGRHGRLFWCLKFRTMVTGAEALLPVVAAPGEDDGNGVLFKLKDDPRVTRVGRVLRRWSLDELPQLFNVLRGDMSLVGPRPALPSEVALYCRDMVGRHQVRPGLTGPWQVSGRSELDYDQSKLLDLGYVTAWTLRRDFLLLARTVAAVISGRGAY, encoded by the coding sequence GTGCTACGAAGCGCTCGCGATGACCGCCGCCGCGGCTTCGCCCACATCGTGGGGCCAGCCGCCCGCGCGCGCTGGGCCATCAAGCGGACGATGGACGTCGTCGCCGCCACAGCTGCCCTCGTCGTACTCGCTCCGCTGCTCGTCGTCCTGGCGATCGCCGTCCGGGTCGACAGCCCGGGGCCGATCCTCTTCCGGCAGCATCGGGTGGGTCGTCACGGCAGGCTCTTCTGGTGCCTCAAGTTCCGGACGATGGTCACCGGGGCCGAGGCGCTCCTGCCCGTCGTCGCGGCGCCCGGCGAGGACGACGGCAACGGGGTCCTCTTCAAGCTCAAGGACGACCCGCGGGTGACGCGCGTCGGCCGGGTGCTCCGGCGCTGGTCGCTGGACGAGCTCCCGCAGCTGTTCAACGTGCTCCGCGGTGACATGAGCCTCGTCGGCCCCCGTCCTGCGCTGCCCAGCGAGGTGGCGCTCTACTGCCGCGACATGGTCGGCCGCCACCAGGTGCGCCCCGGCCTCACCGGCCCGTGGCAGGTCTCGGGTCGCAGCGAGCTCGACTACGACCAGAGCAAGCTCCTCGACCTCGGGTACGTGACGGCATGGACTCTCCGACGGGACTTCCTGCTCCTTGCCCGGACCGTCGCGGCCGTCATCTCGGGCCGCGGTGCTTATTGA
- a CDS encoding DUF1801 domain-containing protein — protein sequence MPAPKVASVEEFFERLEPHQLPHLTQLRELSLAGCEGTELHEALKYNFPAYAGATMAWTLQSFKNHCAIRFPVLFFAQWKEKAAATGLEAIEGSLKFRWDQEIPEALVAEMIAARVADYQAGNTAWSVPGQYDGKKK from the coding sequence ATGCCCGCTCCCAAGGTCGCCAGTGTCGAGGAGTTCTTCGAGCGCCTCGAGCCGCACCAGCTCCCGCACCTCACCCAGCTGCGCGAGCTCAGCCTCGCCGGCTGCGAGGGCACCGAGCTCCACGAGGCACTGAAGTACAACTTCCCGGCGTACGCCGGCGCGACGATGGCCTGGACCCTGCAGTCCTTCAAGAACCACTGTGCGATCCGTTTCCCCGTGCTCTTCTTCGCGCAGTGGAAGGAGAAGGCGGCGGCCACCGGACTCGAGGCGATCGAGGGCTCGCTGAAGTTCCGCTGGGACCAGGAGATCCCTGAGGCGCTCGTCGCGGAGATGATCGCTGCCCGCGTCGCGGACTATCAGGCCGGCAACACGGCCTGGTCCGTTCCGGGCCAGTACGACGGCAAGAAGAAATGA
- a CDS encoding methyl-accepting chemotaxis protein produces MLAPTPGSPSPATEASLAQPTLPLWRRVSIRQKLWAMAAIAVVVFIAMTTIGVLRVGPAIDANDTNAVSAKSIAATNASYAAWISSDDVVQSIASAKALSHDQPGLMQDLIDLCTDYNKTALDELDKAIALTSAPAARTALTQLKTKVAGYRDTIELPAIELFKQGKVQDAAAKAIVDGYDPYDAVDQGYTGLTKLAAKNSATRSAGIRSDLSSLRTTLAAVAVLGSLLFIAIAFMIIRSITRPLGKVVDALRAISGGARDESARVEHDNRDEIGQIASAVDVVVDELIAGERAARDAEAARVARLEQEKATAEREAQLEMERLEAARAAEEAERERQAAEERRERAAAETLAEAERAAEAAAREAQAERERLEREAAEARAEEERARVEAERDRERAAAEAEAERERAALAAEAERQRQAAEEAADLKRRVEVLLAYAAQLSDGDFTATLDLRSDDEVGQIADALRGLASTLRSSLAMIGQTANAVASSSEQLNVVANGMAGTAGSSADLAGNVSAAAEQVSANIATVASATEEMTASIREIARNATNATSVASNAVQVADTARRTVTALGDSSAEIGAVIKVITAIAQQTNLLALNATIEAARAGDAGKGFAVVANEVKELAEQTSRATVEIAALITTIQGDTGSAVEAIAQISSVIDQISQIQGTIAAAVEEQTATTNEIARSVTEVATGATGIAKDVTQVASAAGATRQGAADTTIAAGSLAGMATELDALLGQYTY; encoded by the coding sequence GTGCTTGCTCCGACACCCGGTTCGCCCTCCCCCGCCACCGAGGCCTCCCTGGCCCAGCCGACCCTTCCGCTGTGGCGACGGGTGAGCATCCGCCAGAAGCTCTGGGCGATGGCGGCGATCGCCGTCGTGGTCTTCATCGCGATGACGACGATCGGGGTCCTGCGGGTGGGGCCGGCAATCGACGCGAACGACACGAACGCGGTCTCCGCGAAGTCCATCGCCGCCACCAACGCCTCGTACGCCGCCTGGATCAGCAGTGACGACGTCGTGCAGTCGATCGCCAGCGCCAAGGCGCTCTCCCACGACCAGCCGGGCCTGATGCAGGACCTGATCGACCTGTGCACCGACTACAACAAGACGGCGCTCGACGAGCTCGACAAGGCGATCGCGCTGACCAGCGCGCCGGCGGCTCGGACGGCGCTGACCCAGCTCAAGACGAAGGTCGCCGGTTACCGCGACACCATCGAACTGCCCGCCATCGAGCTCTTCAAGCAGGGCAAGGTCCAGGACGCGGCCGCCAAGGCGATCGTGGACGGCTACGACCCCTACGACGCGGTCGACCAGGGCTACACCGGACTGACGAAGCTCGCCGCCAAGAACAGCGCCACCCGCTCGGCGGGGATCCGCAGCGACCTCAGCTCGCTGCGCACCACTCTTGCCGCGGTCGCCGTCCTCGGCTCGCTGCTCTTCATCGCCATCGCCTTCATGATCATCCGCTCGATCACCCGTCCGCTCGGCAAGGTCGTCGACGCCCTGCGCGCCATCTCGGGCGGTGCGCGCGACGAGTCGGCCCGCGTCGAGCACGACAACCGCGACGAGATCGGCCAGATCGCCTCGGCGGTGGACGTCGTCGTCGACGAGCTCATCGCCGGCGAGCGCGCGGCCCGCGACGCCGAGGCCGCCCGCGTGGCGCGCCTCGAGCAGGAGAAGGCCACTGCCGAGCGCGAGGCCCAGCTCGAGATGGAGCGTCTCGAGGCTGCGCGTGCTGCGGAGGAGGCGGAGCGTGAGCGCCAGGCGGCCGAGGAGCGCCGTGAGCGTGCGGCCGCCGAGACCCTCGCCGAGGCCGAGCGCGCCGCTGAGGCCGCCGCCCGTGAGGCGCAGGCCGAGCGCGAGCGACTCGAGCGTGAGGCCGCCGAAGCCCGTGCCGAGGAGGAGCGTGCTCGGGTCGAGGCCGAGCGGGACCGCGAGCGCGCCGCCGCGGAGGCGGAGGCGGAGCGTGAGCGTGCCGCCCTGGCCGCGGAGGCCGAGCGCCAGCGCCAGGCCGCCGAGGAGGCAGCCGACCTGAAGCGTCGTGTCGAGGTGCTCCTCGCCTACGCCGCGCAGCTCAGCGACGGTGACTTCACCGCGACGCTCGACCTGCGGTCGGACGACGAGGTCGGCCAGATCGCCGACGCGCTGCGTGGCCTGGCGTCGACGTTGCGGTCGAGCCTCGCGATGATCGGGCAGACGGCCAACGCCGTCGCCTCCTCCTCCGAGCAGCTCAACGTCGTCGCCAACGGCATGGCAGGTACGGCGGGCAGCAGCGCCGACCTCGCCGGCAACGTGTCCGCGGCGGCCGAGCAGGTCAGTGCCAACATCGCGACCGTCGCCTCGGCGACGGAGGAGATGACGGCGTCGATCCGCGAGATCGCCCGCAACGCCACCAACGCCACCTCCGTGGCCTCTAACGCGGTGCAGGTCGCCGACACCGCCCGCCGGACGGTCACGGCCCTGGGTGACTCGAGCGCCGAGATCGGTGCGGTCATCAAGGTGATCACCGCGATCGCGCAGCAGACCAACCTGCTCGCCCTCAACGCCACCATCGAGGCCGCACGGGCGGGCGACGCCGGCAAGGGCTTCGCCGTCGTGGCCAACGAGGTCAAGGAGCTCGCCGAGCAGACCTCGAGGGCGACTGTCGAGATCGCCGCCTTGATCACGACGATCCAGGGCGACACCGGCTCCGCGGTCGAGGCGATCGCGCAGATCAGCTCAGTGATCGACCAGATCAGCCAGATCCAGGGCACCATCGCCGCGGCCGTCGAGGAGCAGACCGCGACGACCAACGAGATCGCCCGCTCCGTCACCGAGGTCGCCACCGGCGCCACAGGCATCGCGAAGGACGTCACCCAGGTCGCCTCGGCCGCCGGGGCCACGCGCCAGGGCGCAGCGGACACCACGATCGCTGCCGGTTCCCTCGCCGGCAT